The following proteins are encoded in a genomic region of Terriglobia bacterium:
- a CDS encoding TonB-dependent receptor — protein sequence MFKRQIAMIFVLALLAPAQIFASVFGTVKAIVHDPQHRPVKGAQVLVQSRTSAFKQTAVTNDDGAATILNIPVGEYDITVTSPGFAADQQSGAISSENVLELHFALAVAAHTEKVEVSAEPEMVNPASSTPQALVSRAEIAQTPGADSSNSLAMVTNFTPGATMVHDQLHVRGGHQITWAIDGIPVINTNIATNVGPQFNPKDIDYVEEQRGSYSAEFGDRTYGVFNVATRTGFERSRQGELVTSFGNFDATDDQLSFGDHNDKAAYYFSVNGNRTDHGLATPASGNLHNLGSGVGAFTSLIFNRTPNDQLRFVGSARTDRYQVPNNLGDQAVGIRDREREQDTFGSFSWIHNAGPGIVFTLSPSYHFNRAAFEGLGDAADRLVTTDNRASFYLGGQASLGIVRGRHNAKIGVYGFGQHDSTLIGLQGNTLDPDTAVLVPVNIPLTRQKASGDLEALFIEDQFKAFSWLTLNAGVRFTRFAGLITETAGSPRLGVAIQIPRLKWVLRGSYGRFYQAPPLDTAGNGLQQLLAGQSLAFLPLRGERDEQREIGITIPIRGWALEVDNFRTGAHNFFDHDAIGSSNLFFPLTIEGARMTGTEVTVRAPHLFKKLDVHMVYSHQSAEGSGAVTGGLTDFTPPSAGFFFLDHDQRNTLSTGFSATLPYRSWISGNVAHGSGFLNGDGPAHLPGYGIVDLALGKSIGENWSVKLTGTNLTNKHYFVDLSNTFGGSHFGDPRMVSVQMRYRFHY from the coding sequence ATGTTCAAGCGACAAATTGCAATGATCTTTGTACTGGCGCTGCTGGCGCCGGCGCAGATTTTTGCTTCCGTGTTCGGGACGGTGAAAGCCATTGTCCATGATCCACAACACCGCCCGGTGAAGGGAGCGCAGGTGCTGGTGCAGAGCCGCACCTCGGCGTTCAAGCAGACAGCGGTTACGAATGACGATGGTGCGGCCACTATCCTCAACATTCCGGTGGGCGAGTATGACATTACCGTGACTTCGCCGGGATTCGCCGCAGACCAGCAGTCTGGCGCCATTTCGTCCGAAAACGTGCTTGAGTTGCATTTCGCGCTGGCGGTGGCCGCACACACGGAAAAAGTGGAGGTTTCCGCGGAGCCGGAGATGGTGAATCCGGCGTCGTCCACACCGCAAGCCCTGGTGAGCCGTGCGGAAATCGCGCAAACTCCCGGAGCGGACAGCAGCAACAGCCTGGCCATGGTCACGAACTTTACGCCTGGGGCCACGATGGTCCATGACCAGCTTCACGTGCGCGGCGGACACCAAATCACCTGGGCGATTGACGGCATTCCCGTGATCAACACCAACATCGCCACCAACGTGGGGCCGCAGTTCAACCCCAAAGACATTGACTACGTGGAAGAACAGCGCGGCAGCTACTCCGCCGAGTTCGGCGACCGCACGTATGGCGTCTTCAATGTGGCCACGCGAACTGGTTTTGAACGCAGCCGCCAGGGCGAGCTGGTCACCAGCTTCGGCAACTTCGACGCCACGGATGACCAGCTAAGCTTCGGCGACCACAACGACAAGGCCGCTTACTACTTCAGCGTGAATGGCAACCGGACGGACCATGGTCTGGCCACGCCGGCCAGCGGCAACCTGCACAACCTGGGATCGGGCGTCGGGGCGTTTACCTCGCTGATCTTCAACCGGACGCCGAATGACCAACTGCGCTTTGTGGGATCGGCCCGCACTGACCGCTATCAAGTGCCCAACAACCTCGGAGACCAGGCCGTTGGCATCCGCGATCGCGAACGCGAGCAAGATACTTTTGGCAGCTTCTCCTGGATACACAATGCGGGGCCGGGTATTGTGTTCACCCTATCGCCCTCATATCATTTCAACCGCGCGGCTTTTGAAGGACTTGGCGATGCCGCGGACCGATTGGTCACCACCGACAACCGGGCGTCTTTCTACCTGGGCGGCCAGGCTTCGCTGGGAATCGTTCGCGGACGCCACAACGCAAAAATCGGAGTCTACGGCTTTGGGCAGCATGACAGCACTTTGATAGGTCTCCAGGGCAACACTCTTGATCCGGACACGGCCGTCCTGGTTCCCGTCAATATTCCGCTGACGCGGCAGAAAGCGAGCGGGGACCTGGAAGCTCTGTTCATCGAAGACCAGTTCAAAGCTTTTTCCTGGCTCACTCTCAACGCGGGCGTTCGTTTCACGCGTTTTGCCGGACTGATTACCGAAACTGCAGGCAGTCCGCGCCTGGGTGTGGCCATCCAGATTCCGCGCCTCAAATGGGTACTACGCGGTTCGTACGGACGCTTCTATCAGGCGCCGCCCCTAGACACCGCCGGCAACGGCCTGCAACAACTGCTGGCCGGCCAATCTCTGGCCTTCCTGCCGCTGCGCGGTGAACGCGACGAACAGCGCGAGATTGGCATCACTATCCCCATACGCGGGTGGGCCCTGGAAGTGGACAACTTCCGCACCGGCGCGCATAACTTCTTTGACCATGATGCCATCGGAAGCTCCAACCTGTTCTTCCCGCTGACCATTGAAGGCGCTCGCATGACCGGAACCGAAGTTACCGTGCGCGCGCCGCATCTGTTCAAGAAGCTGGACGTGCACATGGTGTACTCGCACCAGTCGGCGGAAGGATCAGGCGCCGTCACCGGCGGCCTCACTGATTTCACTCCGCCCAGCGCCGGCTTCTTCTTCTTGGACCACGACCAGCGCAACACGCTGAGTACCGGTTTCAGCGCCACGCTTCCATATAGAAGCTGGATCTCCGGCAACGTGGCCCATGGATCAGGCTTCCTCAACGGCGACGGCCCGGCGCACCTGCCCGGTTACGGCATTGTTGATCTAGCACTGGGCAAATCGATTGGCGAAAACTGGTCGGTCAAGCTGACCGGGACCAACTTGACCAACAAACACTACTTTGTGGACCTGAGCAATACCTTTGGCGGATCGCAC
- the cydB gene encoding cytochrome d ubiquinol oxidase subunit II — protein MLFVWFWLVAIMITGYVVLDGFDLGVGALHLVIAKTDQERRTVIRTVGPVWDGNEVWLLAGGGTLYFAFPLLYASGFSGFYLPLMIVLWLLILRGIGIELRMHLNSPVWRGLFDGCFAFSSMLLMIFFGAALGNVIRGVPLQKDQYFFLPLWTNWRVGPQPGVLDWYTVIAGVVALVALTLHGAHYIAMKTSGDLNLRARRVASSLWPVLAMLTVVSLVATLSIRPELLANYRTYPVLYAVPVAVAASLAAMFIYRRKGSDTGAFLASCAYLVFMLVGAAAAVYPNLLVSTTDPAFNITVENAHTGAYALRVGLVFWGIGMAMAAGYFVFIYRMFKGKVATQTEGGGYL, from the coding sequence ATGCTCTTTGTTTGGTTCTGGCTTGTGGCCATCATGATCACCGGATACGTGGTGCTGGACGGGTTTGATCTGGGAGTAGGCGCATTGCACCTGGTGATCGCCAAGACCGATCAGGAACGTCGCACCGTGATCCGCACCGTGGGCCCGGTGTGGGACGGCAATGAAGTCTGGCTCCTGGCCGGCGGCGGCACGTTGTATTTTGCCTTCCCGCTGCTCTACGCTTCCGGCTTCAGCGGCTTCTATCTTCCCCTGATGATCGTGCTGTGGCTGCTGATCCTGCGCGGCATCGGCATTGAACTGCGCATGCACCTGAATTCGCCGGTGTGGCGCGGCCTGTTTGACGGCTGCTTCGCCTTCTCCAGCATGCTGCTCATGATTTTCTTTGGAGCGGCGCTCGGCAACGTGATCCGCGGCGTCCCGCTGCAAAAGGACCAATACTTCTTTCTGCCTTTGTGGACGAATTGGAGAGTCGGCCCGCAGCCCGGAGTGCTGGACTGGTACACGGTCATCGCCGGCGTGGTGGCGCTGGTCGCATTGACCCTCCACGGCGCGCACTACATTGCAATGAAGACCAGCGGCGACCTCAACCTTCGCGCACGCCGCGTGGCGTCGTCCTTGTGGCCGGTGTTGGCGATGTTGACGGTCGTAAGCTTGGTAGCCACGCTTTCCATCCGGCCTGAATTATTGGCCAACTACCGCACTTATCCAGTGCTTTATGCTGTACCTGTGGCGGTGGCTGCAAGCCTGGCCGCGATGTTCATCTATCGCCGCAAAGGAAGCGATACCGGCGCCTTCCTGGCTTCGTGCGCCTACCTGGTGTTCATGCTGGTAGGCGCCGCAGCCGCGGTCTATCCTAACTTGCTGGTCTCAACCACGGACCCGGCATTCAACATCACCGTGGAGAACGCCCACACCGGAGCGTATGCACTCCGGGTAGGGCTTGTCTTCTGGGGCATTGGAATGGCGATGGCTGCTGGGTACTTTGTGTTTATCTATCGCATGTTCAAAGGCAAGGTAGCAACACAGACGGAAGGCGGCGGCTACCTATAA
- a CDS encoding DUF2891 domain-containing protein, with translation MTTGKTLDSSLAARVAGMALACVGREYPNKISHVIEGDADAVPPRKLTPAFFGCYDWHSAVHTHWTLVRLVRLFPEEDFAPPARQALQRSLTPENIAQEVAYMGGAGRQSFERPYGLAWLLQLAQELHECQAGPPETISNAALLAEHLRPLEEAARLRLLDWLLKLPYPVRSGEHSQTAFSMGLMLDYAHSKREKNFAELLVRRARDFFLADKNCPLDYEPSGEDFLSPGLGEADLMRRAVNAAEFAAWLGMFMPHLADALKPVVSPDPADPKFSHLDGLNLSRAWMLDGMASALSVDDPRFADLLASSSVHAEAGLAALTGEHYVGAHWLGTFAVYLLTKRGIPAWR, from the coding sequence ATGACGACCGGCAAGACTCTGGATTCTTCCCTGGCCGCGCGGGTAGCCGGCATGGCGCTAGCTTGCGTGGGTCGCGAATATCCCAACAAGATCAGCCATGTGATCGAGGGCGATGCTGACGCTGTGCCTCCGCGCAAACTCACGCCTGCGTTTTTCGGATGCTATGACTGGCATTCCGCCGTGCATACCCACTGGACGTTGGTCCGCCTGGTAAGACTTTTTCCCGAAGAGGATTTCGCACCGCCAGCCCGGCAAGCGTTGCAGCGCAGTCTTACGCCGGAGAACATCGCTCAGGAAGTTGCTTACATGGGTGGCGCCGGGCGGCAGAGTTTTGAGCGCCCTTACGGGCTGGCTTGGCTGCTGCAGTTAGCGCAAGAGTTGCACGAGTGTCAGGCCGGTCCTCCGGAGACGATTTCTAATGCGGCACTCCTGGCTGAGCACCTTCGCCCGCTGGAAGAAGCGGCTCGATTACGGTTGCTCGATTGGCTGCTTAAGTTGCCTTACCCGGTGCGCAGCGGCGAGCACAGCCAAACCGCATTTTCCATGGGACTGATGCTGGACTACGCGCACAGCAAGCGCGAGAAAAACTTTGCCGAACTGCTGGTTCGCCGCGCGCGCGATTTCTTTTTGGCCGACAAAAACTGCCCGTTGGATTATGAGCCCTCCGGAGAAGATTTTCTTTCGCCCGGACTGGGCGAAGCCGACCTGATGCGCCGCGCGGTGAACGCAGCAGAGTTTGCTGCGTGGCTGGGAATGTTCATGCCGCATCTGGCGGACGCGCTGAAACCGGTTGTCTCGCCCGACCCCGCCGACCCGAAATTCTCCCACCTGGACGGGTTGAATCTGAGCCGCGCGTGGATGCTGGACGGCATGGCCTCCGCCTTGTCAGTGGACGATCCGCGCTTTGCCGACCTGCTGGCGTCCTCCAGTGTGCACGCGGAAGCCGGTTTAGCTGCCCTAACCGGCGAACACTACGTCGGCGCGCATTGGCTGGGGACATTCGCGGTATACCTGCTGACCAAGCGGGGCATCCCGGCCTGGCGCTGA
- a CDS encoding cytochrome ubiquinol oxidase subunit I: MESTLLIHRLHFAFTVTFHYLFPQLTMGLAPLIVIMKTMALRTQNDLYNQAARFWAKIFGINFIMGVVTGIPMEFQFGTNWSHFSRLTGGVIGQPLVMEGVFAFFLESAFLGLFLYGEKRLSPKGHWWAAFLVFAGSWLSGYFIIVTDAWMQHPVAFERMSDGQFQVTSFWGLLMNSWAVVQYAHNMTGAVTTGAFVMAAVGAYYLLQGKFTEYGRVFLRMGVIAGLIVCVLQIFPTGDLHGKMLAKYQPATTAAMEGLFTSESGAPMVILGQPDEEHQRIDNPLVVNKTLSFLIYGTTTAEVKGLNEFPKDQWPTNIPLLYYSYHIMAGLGTIFVAVMVVAAFLLWRKKLYESRWILWVLMLCAPLPYVANTAGWMTTEIGRQPWLVYGLLRTTEGYSKHVHAGNGLFTLLGFMGLYTVLAILFLYLFHHEVEHGPEPGDAGVLRTGNQPMWH, encoded by the coding sequence ATGGAAAGCACTCTACTCATCCACCGGCTCCATTTTGCTTTCACCGTCACATTTCATTATCTGTTTCCGCAGCTCACCATGGGACTGGCGCCGCTGATCGTGATCATGAAAACCATGGCCCTGCGCACGCAGAATGATCTCTACAACCAGGCAGCGCGCTTCTGGGCCAAGATCTTCGGCATCAATTTCATCATGGGCGTGGTCACCGGCATTCCCATGGAATTCCAGTTCGGCACCAACTGGTCGCATTTCTCACGCTTGACGGGTGGCGTGATTGGCCAGCCGCTGGTGATGGAAGGCGTATTTGCGTTCTTCCTGGAGTCAGCGTTTCTGGGATTGTTCCTCTACGGCGAAAAACGTCTCAGCCCCAAAGGCCATTGGTGGGCCGCGTTTCTGGTGTTCGCGGGATCATGGCTCTCCGGCTACTTCATCATCGTGACGGACGCCTGGATGCAGCATCCCGTCGCCTTCGAGCGCATGAGTGACGGCCAGTTTCAGGTCACCAGCTTCTGGGGCCTGCTGATGAATTCCTGGGCCGTGGTGCAATACGCACATAACATGACTGGCGCCGTGACTACGGGCGCATTTGTCATGGCCGCGGTGGGCGCTTACTACCTGCTGCAAGGAAAATTTACGGAATACGGCCGCGTGTTCCTGCGGATGGGCGTCATCGCCGGACTCATCGTGTGCGTCCTTCAGATCTTTCCCACCGGCGACCTGCATGGCAAGATGCTGGCCAAGTATCAGCCGGCCACCACGGCGGCCATGGAAGGCTTGTTCACGTCGGAGTCCGGCGCGCCCATGGTGATCCTGGGCCAGCCCGATGAAGAACACCAGCGAATCGACAATCCCCTGGTAGTGAACAAGACGCTTAGTTTCCTGATTTACGGCACCACCACCGCGGAAGTCAAAGGCCTGAATGAATTTCCCAAAGACCAGTGGCCCACGAACATTCCTCTGCTTTATTACAGCTATCACATCATGGCCGGGCTGGGGACGATCTTTGTCGCCGTCATGGTGGTTGCGGCTTTTCTGCTGTGGCGCAAAAAACTGTACGAATCGCGCTGGATTCTCTGGGTCCTGATGCTGTGCGCGCCGCTGCCCTACGTCGCCAACACCGCCGGATGGATGACCACGGAGATCGGCCGCCAGCCGTGGCTGGTTTATGGTTTGCTCCGCACCACTGAGGGCTATTCCAAACATGTCCACGCCGGCAACGGGTTGTTTACGTTGCTGGGATTCATGGGACTGTACACGGTGCTGGCCATCCTCTTTCTTTACCTGTTTCACCACGAAGTGGAGCACGGTCCTGAACCGGGCGATGCCGGCGTTCTCCGGACCGGCAACCAGCCGATGTGGCACTAA
- a CDS encoding hemerythrin domain-containing protein, with protein MKTSRRNFIGNTFIGGASALIATTVGQPLWAAQQKAAEPAKPKEEADEDVSANEDLMREHGVLNRILLIYDEGLRRIQAKEKFDLDIIGKSAGLITRFIEDYHEKIEENHIFPRFEQAGKMVELTVNLRAQHAMGRRVTERIAASVKSKDLPAMSTALAAFVRMYRPHEAREDTVLFPALHKLVSPHEYDAMGEQFEAIERKTFGGDGFDMAVDQVTDLEKQFGIYDISQFTPK; from the coding sequence ATGAAGACTTCTCGGCGCAATTTTATCGGCAATACTTTCATCGGCGGCGCGTCCGCTCTCATCGCCACAACGGTTGGCCAGCCGCTGTGGGCAGCCCAGCAGAAGGCTGCCGAACCGGCCAAGCCGAAGGAAGAAGCAGACGAAGACGTCTCCGCGAATGAAGACCTGATGCGCGAACACGGCGTGCTCAATCGCATACTTCTGATTTACGACGAAGGCCTCCGCCGCATCCAGGCCAAAGAGAAATTTGATCTGGACATTATCGGCAAGTCTGCCGGGTTGATCACCCGCTTCATTGAGGACTATCACGAAAAAATCGAAGAAAACCACATCTTCCCGCGCTTTGAGCAAGCGGGAAAGATGGTCGAGCTCACCGTGAACCTGCGCGCGCAGCACGCTATGGGGCGCCGGGTGACCGAGCGCATTGCCGCTTCCGTGAAATCCAAAGACCTGCCGGCCATGAGCACGGCGCTGGCCGCCTTCGTGCGCATGTATCGCCCACATGAAGCGCGCGAGGACACTGTGCTCTTCCCCGCCCTGCACAAACTGGTCAGCCCGCATGAGTATGACGCCATGGGCGAGCAGTTTGAGGCGATCGAGCGCAAGACCTTTGGCGGCGATGGTTTTGACATGGCCGTGGACCAGGTCACGGACCTGGAAAAACAATTCGGCATCTACGATATTTCCCAGTTCACGCCGAAGTAG
- a CDS encoding TetR/AcrR family transcriptional regulator, producing MATPKLHHLPQDHSRACLLGAAKHLFSVVGYENTTLHAICREAQASESVLSEHFGSKDELLRCIFEEGWSRLIVRLTRLQEVASPQKKLKNMARAMVQHLGQDRELRDLILLEGRRMAGGEMMMLTPSYTDLVALADSLIAEVSPHTQPYYVQMMRSVLLGAVEGVLRDIASQERCGYPANFSVQQAEQFLPEVVERLIKTAA from the coding sequence TTGGCTACGCCTAAATTGCATCATTTGCCGCAAGACCATTCCCGAGCATGCTTGCTCGGGGCCGCTAAACATTTGTTCTCGGTCGTCGGATACGAAAACACAACTCTCCATGCCATCTGTCGTGAAGCGCAGGCCAGCGAATCTGTGCTGAGCGAGCACTTCGGCAGCAAAGACGAATTGCTGCGATGCATCTTTGAAGAAGGGTGGAGTCGTTTAATCGTGCGCCTGACTCGTCTGCAAGAGGTTGCGTCACCGCAGAAGAAACTGAAAAACATGGCGCGGGCCATGGTCCAGCACCTGGGCCAGGACCGTGAACTGCGCGATCTTATCCTGCTTGAGGGCCGCCGCATGGCAGGCGGTGAGATGATGATGCTCACCCCCAGCTATACGGACCTGGTGGCGCTGGCGGATTCTTTGATTGCCGAGGTTTCACCCCACACGCAGCCGTATTATGTCCAGATGATGCGGTCCGTTTTGTTGGGCGCGGTGGAAGGCGTGCTCCGCGACATTGCGTCGCAAGAGCGTTGCGGCTACCCCGCCAATTTTTCCGTTCAGCAAGCCGAGCAATTTCTGCCTGAAGTGGTTGAGCGCTTGATCAAAACTGCGGCCTAA